The Magallana gigas chromosome 6, xbMagGiga1.1, whole genome shotgun sequence genome includes the window TGATGATAAGGTTCAACTTTCTGATATTCATTAATGCAAAGCATAAAATCATCAGTATTACTATAGTATTAATCAACAGCAACTTTCaaactatatttacatcttccaAGTAATTTCTCctctatttcttaagaaaacTGATTGTGATTCACAGCACTATAAAAACTGACAGGGCTGAAATTTACACGGTCTAGTTCTAACCTTCAGTTTATCGActcgaaaccttcagcaactTAGGAAAAATCAacgactgcacaaaataatcagaATGATGTCAGACTTTAATTCCAATATATGACACCTATCTAACATACTGATGTACAATTATAATTACcgtaatttgttaaaagaaagatgtaaatataaataataaaatgctacATTTGATGACTGCTTACGCAGGTTCTGTATtatttctgcaatgattgctaccttcatagcccatatgaatcatcaaataaagcattttattgtttataaaacgACCAAACCCAAAGTCCAACAGATCTCTTTATCTAAGAAATTATTTCTAGTGTAACTGTAAGGAACTTTGGACTGCAGACACTGTTCAGACATCCCCTCCAAatttacttgtttttaaaaccatCATTGCGTAGAACATACCAGGTATATAAGTAAAATGGATCTCTTTGGTTGAAGGGATTAAATTATCAAAGCTTCTGAGATATTCAGCAACCACAATTTTGCCTGCCAAAGATGCAATAATGACTTTGTTCGACCCGTCTGGATCTAGAACTTTTGAATGtagatatatatttgtttgcGGAGTTGTTGttattccaaaaatattttctgttgaCGGTAAACTCGAAAAATTTGCATCGCTCCACTTCCAGTTGTTTCTTGTCATTATTTTTCTCCGAAAGTGTGGATAATttaatgtgaataaaatgctTACACATTTCTTGAAATAATTGTTATTGAACAAACGCTTAGGTGAGCACGATATGATGTTtactaattatctccctttctCGTTCTCTTACGCCACCACGTTAAAAATGGCAACACAAACAGTTGACGGGATGGAGCAAAATGCGGGCGATACAGAATTTAAAGTCGTCAagtcaagaaaaagaaaactaaaaccGGAGACAGATGTAACAGAGTCGTCAATGGACACAGCAGCTCCACCTAAAAAGCCACATTTTCCCCCGATAAGTGGTGACAAATTAACAGTaagaatatttcattattttcttagTATTTTGATATCTTAAAAGTTGGCATAGCGAAATAATTGATGTCATGCCATAATATCATGCGTTTTGTTACAACTGGAAAGATTTATATGATTGAAGGTTTTTCAATACACTGATTTATGAATCTGATCCTGCTGATCTGTCCTCGTTATCAGGTTATAGCAGAGACGTACATTTTTATGCCTCTGGTACCGTTATAGTCTGTCTAaagatatttaataaattatgcagcacattttcttaaattgttcgatatttataaatacctcagagTTCAAATGATTTCATTCGATAGTatgaaaaatcccaagatttcttTTAAAACGCTCCCTTTAACTTGCCAGGTTTCAgcacacggctaaaaataaaaagttataaaaggattttgcattgaagtGAGATAAAAGTACCAGAatgataacatttaaaaaaaaaactgtttgagGTACTCCGAGTAACCTCTGAATGGcaaaaagatgtcaacattttctattataaatctacgtaagaaatctgttttcattACCGTGAACTTttttgagtgaaaaatgataatttgggGTATTCATTTGgattaaaataagatctttgatCTGCTCCGACAGATTATGTTGCTACACAAAGTAGGGACATCAAATTTTTCGGAGCTGatcaaagatcttattttaatcagattggtgcaaattaagatatcttggatattttagctttgtattgaaacctgacaagctagaggagGGGGAGCAGGGGTTCACAAGAGAAATCTTGGgaatttttcatacttatatTGAATGAACATAACTTGAACCCTGAGGCATTTTGAACCATTTTAAGAAGACCTTAGACTTTTAGTAGGATGTAACTACGGTAActatttcttgtgtcaaaacaagttaaaattgaTGCTGCATAGTCTTTGCTCCAAagtcagacaaatcttgttgataatttgatttcaaagagccatggctgagtggctagcaatgaaatagacagatttatgtcacattgctgtttgacacaattacacaaagtccaagctcttgttaaaatggttttatgaatatcaaacatattttgttactAGGGAGGAAAGTCAGAGTTCAGGAAAATCCCAATACCTAGTCACAGATACACACCTTTAAAGGAAAATTGGATGAAGATATTTACACCTATAGTAGAAAAACTGCATTTACAGATCAGATTCAACCTTAAAACAAGAAATGTTGAGATcaaagtaagtacatgtataaagtataGATCtataaaaaattgtgaatatGTAGATcccatattaaacaatatccgcagtatatgatatttttttagatcccatattaaacaatatccacagtatatgatatttttttattctccaCGCAAAAAATTGCTAGGGTAATGTTTTTGACTGTCTAACAGTTTCTGTAAGTTTGTCTTTCCCGTTTCTTCAGTACTTGTCAGCACAACTCCTCTTAAAGCCCtgcacagaattttttttaactttctagGTATTTAGGACACATTATGtatgttcattatttttctGTCAAGTTCTGCCCCTTTGAACTTAGATTGAATATAGTAATCATCAGTTTGTCAGCTCAACACCTATTTAACCGTTGCATAAAATTTTGTACAGCTTTGTAGGTATTTAGGACACAGTGCATAGATGTGAATATTACCAGAAATTTGTGATTCCATTTTTTCTCTGGGAATTTATGCTGATTTATAGTTAAAATTTTGGCCAAATATTGAATacattaatgaacaattaatcaatacAACTTTCTAGGTATGTAGAACACAATTTGTAGAtgattccattttttttctggGAATTTTGGCCATGAGTACCGGTATATTAAATGAATGATGAGgtgattaaaaatatacatgtatgttataacaaattaaggGTATTAGTTTACTTCTCTTTTCAGACCTGTAAAGATACAAAAGACATCGGGTCATTACAGAAAGCTGCTGATTTTGTTAGAGCATTTACTCTTGGGTTTGAAGTTGATGTACGTATAGTGAGAGACAAATATCATCTTactagaaactacatgtatattacatttaGTAACACAATATAGGTAATGTTCATAGATTTCACCAAGTGCATAATGATTAcagtttaattattttgtagaaaatgGTTAAACattgaatgttaaaaaaacaaaactcttTCTACTCTCAAactacttcaatttttattttaaaatttttattgaaaaatgcaTTATCTTGTAGGATGGTTTAGCTCTGGTGAGGCTGGATGATCTGTTTTTGGAATCCTTTGATGTAACAGATGGTAAGTAACCGAAAGATATAACAATCTACTTTGTTATGCTCCGAAGAGGGGGTATACTGCAACTATTTtgctgttttacccttgtgtgtctgtctgtccgtctgtccgtccgtaacaaaaatttctgtcacatttatctcagcaactatttatcgcagatgcttgaaattttaacacagtgtttgttaaggcatgcaatatcatgggatatatttttgtaccaatcggacgtcaacttcctgttaaatgacgactttgcttattttttaaccaaaattttcaaacaaattttcgtaagagatttctcagcaactatttattgcagatgcttgaaattttaacacagtgtttgttaaggcatgccatatcgtgggatatatttttgtaccaatcagacgtcaacttcctgttaaatgacgactttgcttattttttagccaaaattttcaaacaaattttcgtcaaagatttctcagcaactgtttattgcagatgcttgaaattttaacacaatatttgtataggcatgccatatcgtggtatatatttttgtaccaatcgggtgtcaacttcctgttaaatgacgactttgtttatttttagccaacattttcaaacaaattttcgtcaaagatttctcagcagctatttatcggagatgcttgaaatttttacacagtgtttgtttaggcatgctatattgtgggatatatttctgtaccaatcggatgccagctttctgttaaatgtcgactttgcttattttgcatattcacatcagagcgggggtatcactagtgagcattggctcacagatatcttgtttaaattaattttgatttcttgGTAATAAAGTGCAAATAAAGGCCAAGTGTAATTCCAGTAAACTAACAGATAAAAATACAGAATGATTTTGATGTTTGGGTGTTCAGTCaataataaaaactttaataATCTTAACTAAAATTAGAAGCCTATCTCTCTTTTACTAGTGAAACCATTGAAAGGTGACCATTTATCAAGAGCAATTGGAAGAATAGCGGgtaaaaatggaaaaacaaagTTTACGATAGAAAATGTCACCAAAACTAGGATTGTGCTGGCAGATTCGTAAGTACACATTTCATCGCCAACTATTTAATTGCCAACTGTGATTAAATTGGAAACGGATGAAtatgtggtggctcaatttttaactgggttttccaacggaaaaatccggtaattaaaatggtgaaaatggcgggcgggcgggcggctgccaaaagggtaccctcattgtacggataactcctcctacagttctcaagataggaagttgttcttttgcagatcaattgtacatatatcagaggtgtgcatatttatcgaaaaaataccagcttttgaacttcgtcattttttaacaaaatgttgcatatagggtaccctcattgtacggataactcctcctacagttctcaagataggaagttgttcttttgcagatcaattgtacatatatcagaggtgtgcatattgctaaggattttgatttccgataatttatgaaaaaaataccaacttttgaacttagtcattttttggcaaaatattgcatatagggtaccctcattgtacggataactccttctacagttctcaagataggaagttgttcttatgcagatcaattgtacatatatcagaggtgtgcatattgctaggattttgatttccgattatttatgaaaaaaatactagcttttgaacttagtcattttttggcaaaatgttgcataaacATGTaaggtactccatttcactggatacgggttgacatggattatggatacagtttacataaaagaaaacccggtttgctgtcacattgacagcttttcacttgtcatggattttatcacagaaaaatttacatcctcaacacATTATGAAACACAGtcttatgattttaatatatacaaattaCTACATATGCAAAAATATGACAATGGACTTGTGAAATATTGATACTCCAAGAAAATTGGCccctaaaattttaaatgatttcacagtagtTATAACTTTAACAGACTTATGTATATGtcacttttatttttagaaaaattcacATACTGGGATCTTTTTCCAACATAAAGATTGCCAGGACGGCAATTTGTAATCTCATATTAGGTACGTATTACAACAACACTGTGTACTTTATGAGATAAACAGTAATTCACAATACGCAGACAGATTCTCAGTATcatcatcattttatttaacccccctccccccagtTTCAGTGAGTGTTTTGGTTTTGGGGCAACCCAGCAATACACATACTTGATCAAAAATCTCAAAATTAAGATTCAAACCAACAGTTACTAAACATTTTCAGCTCAACTTCATGTTACTCacttaatatatagagaacatttttttttttgacagacatcaatcttgatacatgtatacaggttCCTTTTATTAAGGAGTAGATACCCCTATTGATTTTTAGACTGTTAATAAATGTACAAGATTAAGATCAGCAGCAAACCTATTAGAACATTCTGTTAATTTTTGTAATCATTTCTCTTTGCAGGAAGTCCGCCATCAAAAGTGTACGGAAACATGAGGAGTGTGGCGTCCCGGTCCGCGGAGAGATTCTGATCgttgttgatgttgttttattacaaaaaataaaaacttttgtgTTGCCAGCAATGTGTATATTTCTGTTGAATTTTCATTATCaggtttttatacaaaaatctaTGATGTAGTCTTACTGTAAAATTTGATTCTGAAGTGGAATTCAAAATAATTCTGTATTTGGTACTTTCCACTTGATGTAAGTGACATATTCATTGAGAAAAATGGGCTGTAATAATTGGACTGAAGTTACTAAATTGTTAACCATTACATGTGCAGttctgatttaaatttttaaatgtttgaaagATTGACATAAATTGAATCACcctgaatgaaaattttttaatatgatgaGCATACAGACAATGATTTGAGATCTTTAAAATGCGAATTGGAGTGTCAGAACTCAGCAATGAAAACTAAGTTTTAGTAAACCAACAAGAAGTCAGTGAGATTTAACAGCCACCCGAATACcgtatatctattttttttttttgcgtgtcacaaaatatgtgaaaatggagaaaatatgtaacatttttaagatttgcatcagtaattttttgtgatttaaaaagtttcttatagaaaatgatactggatataatttctgcgtattcTTGAAACTGGCGAAAATTAGACCATcgcgaaaattaccggatatacggtatatGACAGACTGGCAATGAATCCATAGAATTGCATTTAATATACTTAAAGAAACATATTTGTGGGCATTACCTCATTAGTGTTCCTGCTTATAAAGAAGATTCATTTAGGATTGCAGATCTTATcactttatcaaataaatattgtataatttacaaaacattattatattaattaaaaatgggATGGGTTGTTATGAAAACCCAAGAGGACTGGCCAGAGCACTTACGTTTGTCTTTAATAATGcatgggaaggggggggggggccaatgAGCAGTATTGGAGTTATTGCCTGACGTcgtgacgtcaggcatatctacacgatctccgaaacagtgcagacaatgggacaaacaatatcattaaatttcacaaaaaaaattaaccaatgcatgtttaagatgtcagcatttacattcacaattgatgaaaatgttatatgtcatgtaataacaacagcgagcaagagttttcaagtaaaaggaacgttcaccatgcagtgctaatcctgatttaaaaatagatcagcattTCACTATATTTTAACGGTGAAATAGGGAGAAGGTGTAATCACAACAAGTTGTAACCTATTGTCTATTACGGTataatgtaagtaataattggtgttggattatcattattacaagagagtcatcagtttggattaaaattgctacggtcctgaccggaagagtatttctcacggggaccctagcggataacgaacgataactctgttaggtacatgtatgcagtgttatacagacaatgttttatcaacgtgtcgatttcagtaggagaactaattttaatcttatcagatattttaagcattatagctgctaattattttgtacatacatttaaataatgtttgaaattgtgttttattttaaatgagccgttaccctCGCTGCTTACGCGGTATTAATAATTTAAGCACCAACTGCCAGTTTTGACGTTTAActgtatcaggactgcataaactatatcactgcgataattggtcacaataattgcttcttgtcttttttatgatataaataattgtcagaaacacactatttaaactggtttgccatttcatattttagcacaatacacaatacacaaaaaactttaaatttacgatacaaatgtgtttaatttttgactgacctgtgatttacaatgtaccttattttgtacctcactcagtctgtagaaacattaattttattacaggcacctcgatattcatcagacaatatttactgcaGATGTTGACGCTTcacttgctgctgactttctctcaaacacgctaatcgacgtcggattgtaaaattAACGTGCAAATCGGGTCgccattttaaatgtatataaactacattttacgatgttttcaaagatttttagttcagatttttttttacatatgcgtctaatggatttcacggcgtgtcagctcgtgtatctctaatttgtagcaaacgctagcttttttgtgagaaaaaacatgCGAATTTTccataagatataataattttgctAACTAAACAGTTTCTGTCGAATTCTTTCACAATGAACTGAATAACGCAATTCGATGAGCGAAGTACAAATATTGACTTTAATTCATATGCGTCCGTCCCTTCTAAATGTATTAGAGAATCTTCTCCTTGGTTTGGGGCCATTTTTTcactaacagataacattatttacacttgtacgtaaacatcgccccgtttgttctcaaataatttttaactcgcgagtacaactctattatgaactttcttcga containing:
- the LOC105340132 gene encoding RNA-binding protein PNO1 is translated as MATQTVDGMEQNAGDTEFKVVKSRKRKLKPETDVTESSMDTAAPPKKPHFPPISGDKLTGGKSEFRKIPIPSHRYTPLKENWMKIFTPIVEKLHLQIRFNLKTRNVEIKTCKDTKDIGSLQKAADFVRAFTLGFEVDDGLALVRLDDLFLESFDVTDVKPLKGDHLSRAIGRIAGKNGKTKFTIENVTKTRIVLADSKIHILGSFSNIKIARTAICNLILGSPPSKVYGNMRSVASRSAERF